One Sphingomonas sp. JUb134 DNA segment encodes these proteins:
- a CDS encoding efflux RND transporter periplasmic adaptor subunit: MTLDKSALRWGASILAVALLAGGTGYWAGHRQAPQSEATTPAGAGKVLYWYDPMFPNQKFDKPGKSPFMDMQLVPRYADGGSAGAAPTVAVDPAARQSLGLRVVAAKMGSLASALEVTGTIDFNQRDVAVIQARSGGFVSRVYARAPGDVVRAGAPIADLLLPEWGGAQTEYLSVRRLGKPDLTAAARQRLRLMGMSDGLIASVERSGRPNGVVTITTPISGTIQTLDARAGVTLAMGQTLAQVSGLGTVWLNAAVPEARAGDVRVGQNASATLASFPGERFAGRVIAILPTTQADSRTLTVRIALPNRDGRLRPGMFATVALGGDAKPALLVPSEAVIRTGKRTLVMLAAGDGRYHPAEVRIGREAGGETEILAGLSPGENVVASGQFLIDSEASLSGIEARPIGGGAASATLAAPASKATLYETTGKIERITANSVTLSHEPVPALDWPAMTMTFALADPGIARGFKAGDRVRFGFDRPPAGPTLRHMAKVAGR; this comes from the coding sequence ATGACGCTCGATAAATCCGCACTGCGCTGGGGCGCATCGATCCTGGCTGTCGCGCTGCTGGCCGGCGGCACAGGCTATTGGGCAGGCCATCGCCAGGCACCGCAATCGGAGGCGACCACGCCCGCCGGGGCAGGCAAAGTCCTTTACTGGTACGATCCGATGTTCCCCAACCAGAAGTTCGACAAGCCCGGCAAGTCGCCCTTCATGGATATGCAGCTCGTGCCGCGATACGCGGACGGAGGAAGCGCCGGCGCGGCCCCCACGGTCGCCGTCGATCCCGCCGCGCGGCAGAGCCTGGGATTGCGGGTCGTCGCGGCGAAGATGGGCAGCCTTGCCTCGGCCCTCGAGGTCACCGGCACGATCGACTTCAACCAGCGCGACGTCGCCGTCATCCAGGCGCGTTCGGGCGGGTTCGTGAGCCGCGTCTATGCGCGAGCGCCCGGGGACGTGGTCCGCGCCGGCGCGCCGATCGCGGACCTGCTCCTGCCCGAATGGGGCGGCGCGCAGACCGAATATCTGAGCGTCAGGCGGCTCGGCAAGCCCGATCTCACCGCGGCCGCGCGCCAGCGGCTGCGGCTGATGGGCATGTCCGACGGCCTCATCGCCAGCGTCGAGCGGAGCGGTCGACCGAACGGCGTGGTGACGATCACGACGCCGATCTCGGGCACCATCCAGACGCTCGACGCCCGTGCCGGCGTGACGCTCGCCATGGGCCAGACGCTCGCCCAGGTGAGCGGGCTCGGCACCGTCTGGCTCAACGCCGCGGTGCCCGAAGCGCGCGCGGGCGATGTCCGCGTCGGCCAGAATGCCAGCGCCACGCTGGCGAGCTTCCCCGGCGAGCGCTTCGCCGGCCGGGTGATCGCGATCCTGCCGACCACGCAGGCCGACAGCCGCACGCTCACCGTGCGGATCGCGCTGCCCAACCGCGACGGCCGGTTGCGGCCGGGCATGTTCGCCACCGTCGCGCTTGGCGGCGATGCCAAGCCGGCGCTGCTGGTGCCGAGCGAGGCGGTGATCCGCACGGGCAAGCGCACGCTCGTCATGCTCGCCGCAGGCGACGGGCGCTATCATCCCGCCGAGGTCCGTATCGGCCGCGAGGCGGGCGGCGAGACCGAGATCCTTGCCGGCCTGTCGCCCGGCGAGAACGTCGTCGCCTCGGGGCAGTTCCTGATCGATTCCGAGGCGAGCCTGTCGGGCATCGAGGCGCGGCCGATCGGCGGCGGTGCGGCATCGGCGACCCTCGCCGCGCCGGCGTCGAAAGCCACGCTGTACGAGACGACGGGCAAGATCGAGCGGATCACGGCCAATTCGGTGACGCTCAGCCACGAGCCGGTCCCCGCGCTCGACTGGCCAGCGATGACGATGACCTTCGCACTCGCCGATCCGGGCATCGCGCGCGGCTTCAAGGCGGGTGACCGGGTTCGGTTCGGGTTCGACCGGCCCCCGGCGGGACCGACGCTGCGGCATATGGCGAAGGTGGCGGGCCGATGA